In a single window of the Desulfovibrio mangrovi genome:
- the nusB gene encoding transcription antitermination factor NusB — translation MTKEKTPPRRLARAQAFQILYGLNFSPVQTLEALAETYAGSPDNADKNIDPTNPEGFAWELIEGVWSNHRALDEVIAKFAKNWRVERIGKIEITLLRLAVYEMLYRQDVPPKVAINEAIELSKQFGDEKSRNFVNGILDAAAKAVQDGSLAPRTA, via the coding sequence ATGACCAAGGAAAAGACTCCTCCGCGCAGACTGGCGCGCGCACAGGCCTTTCAGATCCTGTACGGCCTGAATTTCTCTCCGGTGCAAACCTTGGAAGCACTGGCGGAGACGTACGCCGGTTCACCGGACAATGCCGACAAGAATATCGACCCCACCAATCCCGAAGGCTTTGCCTGGGAACTCATCGAAGGCGTGTGGAGCAACCACCGCGCCCTTGACGAAGTCATCGCCAAGTTTGCCAAGAACTGGCGTGTGGAGCGTATCGGCAAGATCGAAATCACCCTGCTCCGTCTGGCAGTATACGAAATGCTGTACCGTCAGGATGTGCCGCCCAAGGTGGCCATTAACGAGGCAATCGAGCTTTCAAAGCAGTTCGGCGACGAAAAATCCCGCAACTTTGTTAACGGCATCCTCGATGCCGCTGCCAAAGCCGTGCAGGATGGTTCGCTCGCGCCCCGCACTGCCTAG
- the ribE gene encoding 6,7-dimethyl-8-ribityllumazine synthase: protein MLHVKTIEGQFDAKGMKVAIIATRFNDFIVDRLVGGAVDYLARNGASREDLTIVRLPGAFEMPIAAKKLAASGKYDGIVALGAVIRGATPHFDFVCNEAAKGLAQVSLEYNLPVGFGLLTCDTLDQAIERAGSKAGNKGVEAASAMLETFRVLEQI, encoded by the coding sequence ATGCTGCACGTGAAGACCATTGAAGGCCAGTTTGATGCCAAGGGGATGAAGGTCGCCATCATCGCCACCCGCTTCAACGATTTCATCGTTGACCGTCTGGTGGGCGGTGCGGTTGACTACCTTGCACGCAACGGTGCTTCCCGCGAAGACCTGACCATCGTCCGCCTGCCCGGTGCATTCGAAATGCCCATCGCCGCCAAGAAACTGGCCGCTTCCGGCAAGTATGACGGCATCGTAGCCCTCGGCGCGGTCATTCGCGGCGCCACCCCCCATTTTGATTTCGTCTGCAACGAAGCCGCCAAGGGCCTCGCTCAGGTTTCTCTGGAGTACAACCTGCCCGTCGGGTTCGGCCTGCTCACCTGCGACACTCTGGATCAGGCCATCGAACGCGCCGGTTCCAAGGCCGGTAACAAGGGTGTGGAAGCAGCCTCCGCCATGCTGGAGACCTTCCGCGTTCTGGAGCAGATCTAA
- a CDS encoding bifunctional 3,4-dihydroxy-2-butanone-4-phosphate synthase/GTP cyclohydrolase II — protein MPICTAEEAIEEIRKGRMLILVDDEDRENEGDLTIAAEHVTPEVINFMAVHGRGLICLALAPDWVDKLQLPLMARRNGSKFGTNFTVSIEARNGVTTGISAADRATTILTAVKDDVKPEDIVTPGHIFPLRAQRGGVLVRAGQTEGSVDLSRLAGLKPAAVICEIMKDDGEMARMPDLIEFAKKHDMKIATIRDLIRYRMQPDQLSVKRVAEAKMPTKYGEFKVIAYENELEPATHIALVKGDIKGDDPVMVRVHSECLTGDVLGSVRCDCGDQLANAMCTIAQEGKGVILYMRQEGRGIGLANKIKAYALQDQGYDTVEANKKLGFKADLRDYGIGAQMLVDLGVRKMRMMTNNPKKIVGIEGYGIEVVERIPIEMNACQYNADYLRTKKDKMGHMLEHLDENGAE, from the coding sequence ATGCCCATTTGCACTGCCGAAGAGGCCATTGAAGAGATTCGCAAAGGCCGGATGCTTATTCTGGTCGATGACGAAGACAGGGAAAACGAAGGCGACCTTACCATCGCCGCCGAACACGTCACCCCTGAAGTTATCAACTTCATGGCCGTTCACGGACGCGGCCTTATCTGCCTTGCCCTTGCACCCGACTGGGTGGACAAGCTGCAACTGCCGCTCATGGCACGCCGCAACGGGTCCAAATTCGGCACCAACTTCACCGTTTCCATCGAAGCACGCAATGGCGTGACCACCGGCATTTCCGCCGCTGACCGCGCCACCACCATCCTCACCGCCGTAAAGGACGACGTGAAGCCGGAAGACATCGTAACCCCCGGCCACATCTTCCCCCTGCGCGCCCAGAGGGGCGGCGTGCTCGTGCGTGCCGGCCAGACCGAAGGCTCCGTGGACCTCTCCCGCCTTGCCGGTCTGAAGCCCGCAGCCGTCATCTGCGAAATCATGAAGGACGACGGCGAAATGGCCCGCATGCCCGACCTCATCGAATTTGCCAAGAAGCACGACATGAAGATCGCCACCATCCGCGATCTCATCCGCTACCGCATGCAGCCCGATCAGCTTTCCGTAAAGCGTGTAGCCGAAGCCAAGATGCCCACCAAGTACGGTGAGTTCAAGGTTATCGCCTACGAAAACGAACTGGAACCCGCCACCCACATCGCACTGGTCAAGGGCGACATCAAGGGTGACGATCCCGTTATGGTGCGCGTGCACAGCGAATGCCTCACCGGCGATGTGCTCGGCTCCGTCCGCTGCGATTGCGGCGACCAGCTTGCCAACGCCATGTGCACCATCGCACAGGAAGGCAAGGGCGTGATCCTCTACATGCGTCAGGAAGGCCGCGGCATCGGTCTTGCCAACAAGATCAAGGCCTATGCACTGCAGGATCAGGGCTATGACACCGTGGAAGCCAACAAGAAGCTCGGCTTCAAGGCCGACCTGCGCGACTACGGCATCGGCGCTCAGATGCTGGTGGACCTCGGCGTACGCAAGATGCGCATGATGACCAACAACCCCAAGAAGATCGTCGGCATTGAAGGCTACGGCATCGAAGTGGTGGAGCGAATCCCCATTGAAATGAACGCCTGCCAGTACAACGCCGACTACCTGCGCACCAAGAAAGACAAGATGGGCCACATGCTGGAACATCTTGACGAAAACGGCGCCGAATAA
- a CDS encoding riboflavin synthase produces MFTGLVLGQGEIRAVQNMGSETRFTIRPLCELTDFVLGESIATNGVCLTVETHGADWFTVYASAESMRLTNLGDLRVGSRVNLERALAMGDRLGGHIVSGHVDCVASVASVRPAGLSRAYRLSFPTEFGTQIITKGSVALDGISLTINDCGPDFLEVNIIPETQKVTTISEWKPGYRVNMETDVIGKYVQRMLGAWQGKPATEKAPSGVITEEFLRKHGF; encoded by the coding sequence ATGTTCACTGGACTTGTTCTCGGACAGGGAGAAATTCGGGCCGTTCAGAACATGGGAAGCGAAACTCGCTTCACCATCCGCCCGCTCTGCGAGCTCACCGACTTCGTGCTCGGCGAATCCATAGCCACCAACGGCGTATGCCTTACGGTGGAAACCCATGGAGCCGACTGGTTCACGGTTTACGCCTCTGCGGAAAGCATGCGCCTGACCAACCTCGGCGACCTGCGAGTGGGCAGCCGCGTGAATCTGGAACGTGCTCTCGCCATGGGCGACCGCCTTGGCGGGCACATCGTCAGCGGGCATGTGGACTGCGTGGCCAGCGTGGCCTCCGTGCGCCCTGCCGGTCTTTCGCGCGCATACCGGCTGAGCTTCCCTACCGAATTCGGTACACAAATTATCACGAAGGGCTCCGTAGCACTTGACGGCATCAGCCTTACGATCAATGATTGCGGCCCTGATTTTTTGGAAGTGAACATCATTCCCGAAACGCAGAAAGTGACCACCATTTCCGAATGGAAGCCGGGCTACCGCGTGAACATGGAAACGGATGTCATAGGCAAGTATGTCCAGCGTATGCTGGGGGCGTGGCAAGGCAAGCCCGCCACTGAAAAGGCCCCTTCCGGCGTGATTACGGAAGAGTTTCTGCGCAAGCACGGATTCTAA
- the ribD gene encoding bifunctional diaminohydroxyphosphoribosylaminopyrimidine deaminase/5-amino-6-(5-phosphoribosylamino)uracil reductase RibD, whose product MGHPFEPFMREAIALAEQGRWHAAPNPTVGAVLVKDGVIVARGYHTACGQPHAEVECLRNAAMLGVDPAQCTLVVTLEPCNHYGKTPPCSKAVLDAGIRHVVIGLMDPNPKAKGGAEFLRENGVRVEAGVLEQECRDLVADFLTWVETPLPYTILKLASTLDGKIATRSGNSRWISGPESRARVHELRRNVGAVIVGGTTFRKDNPQLSCRLDGVDTQPLAVIITSQLPNVPEAYKLLTERPEQTIFWTSEESAASDAARGLRDRGCTVMPLPVLEGDSLGGRDIGYGLRWLRNEHKCLYTLCEGGGKLALAMLEQGLAQEFQLHMAPKIMADAKAPGLFDGRAPATMDEVLGLRMTATEKSGDDIIITLRRRED is encoded by the coding sequence ATGGGTCATCCCTTCGAACCGTTCATGCGTGAAGCCATCGCGCTGGCGGAACAGGGACGCTGGCATGCAGCGCCCAACCCCACTGTCGGAGCTGTTCTGGTCAAGGACGGAGTCATTGTCGCACGCGGCTATCACACGGCCTGCGGTCAACCCCATGCGGAGGTGGAATGCCTGCGCAATGCCGCAATGCTGGGCGTTGATCCTGCGCAATGCACGCTGGTTGTCACTCTTGAACCCTGCAACCACTACGGCAAGACCCCGCCCTGCTCCAAGGCAGTTCTGGACGCGGGCATCCGTCACGTCGTCATCGGCTTGATGGACCCCAACCCCAAGGCCAAGGGCGGTGCGGAGTTCCTGCGCGAAAACGGCGTACGGGTCGAAGCGGGCGTTCTTGAACAGGAATGCCGTGATCTTGTGGCTGACTTTCTGACATGGGTTGAAACTCCGCTGCCTTACACCATCCTCAAGCTGGCTTCCACACTGGACGGCAAAATCGCCACCCGCAGCGGCAATTCCCGCTGGATCAGCGGGCCCGAATCCCGTGCCCGCGTACACGAACTGCGACGCAACGTGGGGGCGGTCATCGTGGGAGGCACCACCTTCCGCAAGGACAACCCGCAGCTCTCCTGCCGTCTGGACGGCGTGGACACGCAACCGCTGGCCGTCATCATAACCTCGCAGCTTCCCAACGTTCCCGAAGCATACAAGCTGCTTACGGAACGTCCGGAGCAAACCATATTCTGGACTTCCGAGGAATCTGCTGCTAGTGACGCCGCCAGAGGCCTGCGCGACAGAGGCTGCACGGTCATGCCCCTGCCCGTGCTGGAAGGCGATTCCCTTGGTGGCCGCGACATAGGCTACGGTCTGCGCTGGCTGCGCAACGAGCACAAGTGTCTGTACACCCTGTGCGAAGGCGGCGGCAAACTTGCCCTCGCCATGCTGGAACAGGGACTTGCGCAGGAATTCCAGCTGCACATGGCCCCCAAGATCATGGCAGATGCCAAAGCCCCCGGTCTTTTTGACGGCCGAGCCCCCGCCACCATGGATGAAGTGCTCGGCCTGCGCATGACTGCAACGGAAAAAAGCGGCGACGATATCATCATCACCTTGCGCCGACGGGAAGACTGA
- a CDS encoding deoxycytidylate deaminase, with protein sequence MHERLPWPQYFMDITYMVAERSTCTRRKVGAIAVKDKRILATGYNGAPANVSHCLDTGCLREQMGIPSGQRHEICRGLHAEQNVIIQAAVHGVSLTGAEIYCTTMPCLICTKMLLNCGVKAVYYVEGYDDPLATAMVEESGVLFTKLDYTKRG encoded by the coding sequence ATGCACGAACGACTGCCGTGGCCGCAATACTTCATGGACATTACTTACATGGTGGCCGAGCGCTCCACCTGCACCCGCCGCAAGGTTGGCGCCATTGCCGTGAAGGACAAACGCATTCTCGCAACCGGCTACAACGGGGCTCCTGCCAATGTTTCACACTGTCTGGACACCGGATGCCTGCGCGAGCAGATGGGTATTCCTTCCGGACAACGGCACGAAATCTGCCGCGGCCTGCACGCCGAACAAAACGTCATCATTCAGGCAGCCGTACACGGCGTATCCCTGACCGGCGCTGAAATTTACTGCACCACCATGCCCTGCCTCATCTGCACCAAGATGCTGCTCAACTGCGGGGTCAAGGCGGTGTATTACGTGGAAGGCTACGACGACCCTCTTGCCACCGCCATGGTGGAAGAGTCCGGTGTGCTTTTCACCAAACTGGATTATACCAAACGAGGCTAG
- the glyA gene encoding serine hydroxymethyltransferase, producing MDELFLQDPEVARAMYQEIERQTGGLELIASENFVSSAVRQTQGSVMTHKYAEGYPGKRYYGGCEFVDVAEDLAINRARTIFGAEYANVQPHSGSQANMAAYFAIAKPGDTILGMDLSHGGHLTHGSPVNFSGRFFNIVFYGVEKETGRIDYDQVEKLAKEHKPTVIVAGASAYPRELDFVRFRAIADEVGAKLMVDMAHIAGLVAAGVHSSPIPYAHITTTTTHKTLRGPRGGMILSSEDMGKCLNSQIFPGIQGGPLMHVIAAKAVAFGEALRPEFKEYQKQVVENAQTLAKCLTAQGFELVSGGTDNHLMLVDLTNKDITGKAAQLALDEAGITVNKNTVPFETRSPFVTSGIRIGTPALTTRGMQGKDMEKVADWIIDALGNIENETRLKAIRKEVEAFARQFPIFAW from the coding sequence ATGGACGAACTGTTCTTGCAAGACCCTGAAGTAGCACGGGCAATGTATCAGGAAATCGAGCGCCAGACCGGCGGGCTCGAACTTATCGCATCCGAGAACTTCGTCTCTTCCGCAGTGCGCCAGACGCAAGGCAGCGTAATGACGCACAAGTACGCCGAAGGATACCCGGGCAAGCGGTACTACGGCGGATGTGAGTTTGTAGACGTGGCGGAAGACCTGGCCATCAACCGCGCCAGAACAATCTTCGGGGCCGAATACGCCAACGTGCAGCCCCACTCCGGCAGCCAGGCCAACATGGCGGCATACTTTGCCATCGCCAAGCCCGGCGACACCATTCTGGGCATGGATCTTTCCCACGGTGGTCACCTGACCCACGGCAGCCCCGTGAACTTCTCCGGTCGTTTCTTCAACATCGTCTTCTACGGCGTTGAAAAGGAAACCGGCCGCATCGACTACGATCAGGTCGAGAAGCTCGCCAAGGAACACAAGCCCACCGTCATCGTGGCCGGCGCAAGCGCCTACCCCCGCGAACTGGATTTCGTCCGCTTCCGCGCCATTGCCGATGAAGTTGGCGCCAAGCTGATGGTGGACATGGCCCACATCGCCGGTCTCGTGGCCGCGGGTGTGCACAGCTCTCCCATTCCCTACGCGCACATCACCACCACGACCACCCACAAGACCCTTCGCGGTCCCCGCGGCGGCATGATCCTCAGCTCCGAGGATATGGGCAAGTGCCTGAACAGCCAGATATTCCCCGGCATTCAGGGCGGTCCGCTCATGCACGTCATCGCGGCCAAGGCCGTGGCCTTCGGCGAAGCGCTGCGCCCCGAGTTCAAGGAATACCAGAAGCAGGTAGTCGAAAACGCCCAGACGCTGGCCAAGTGCCTCACCGCACAGGGCTTTGAACTCGTTTCCGGCGGTACGGACAACCACCTCATGCTGGTTGACCTGACCAACAAGGACATTACCGGCAAGGCCGCGCAGCTGGCGCTGGACGAAGCAGGCATCACCGTGAACAAGAACACCGTGCCCTTTGAAACCCGCAGCCCCTTCGTAACCTCCGGCATCCGCATCGGCACCCCCGCCCTGACCACCCGTGGCATGCAGGGCAAGGACATGGAAAAGGTCGCCGACTGGATCATCGACGCACTCGGCAACATCGAGAACGAAACGCGCCTGAAGGCCATCCGCAAGGAAGTGGAAGCCTTCGCCCGCCAGTTCCCGATCTTCGCCTGGTAA
- the fabF gene encoding beta-ketoacyl-ACP synthase II produces the protein MTKRRVVVTGLATLNPLGKDLETSWANLVAGKSGIGPITHFDASEFTSQIAGEVKGFDPAEYIPAKEARRMDRFVQFAVATGKMLVEDSGITITDENADRIGVLLGVGLGGLDTIEVFHTKLVEAGPNKVSPFMIPMLISNMAPGQVAIFTGAKGPNVVFTSACASGTHAIGHAYTEIVMGRCDAAITGGVESTITPMGVSGFTALKALCSNRNETPEIASRPFDAERSGFVIGEGSGFLMLESLESAQARGARIYAEVVGFGSTGDAYHMTAPREDADGMARCMKAAIDEAGITPADVDAINAHGTSTSLNDKAETLAMKKVFGDHAYKLRISANKSQTGHLLGAAGGMEGVFSCMTLHKGIVPGTANHTTPDPDCDLNYMGGGSEEYQANYVLSSNFGFGGTNASILFKRFAD, from the coding sequence ATGACAAAAAGAAGAGTTGTTGTTACCGGCCTCGCAACCCTGAACCCGCTGGGCAAGGATCTTGAAACCAGCTGGGCAAATCTGGTTGCCGGCAAATCCGGTATCGGCCCCATCACGCATTTCGACGCTTCCGAATTCACCTCGCAGATCGCGGGTGAAGTGAAGGGATTCGATCCCGCTGAGTACATTCCCGCCAAGGAAGCCCGCCGCATGGACCGCTTCGTTCAGTTCGCGGTGGCCACCGGCAAGATGCTGGTAGAAGACAGCGGCATCACCATCACTGATGAAAATGCCGACCGCATCGGCGTTCTGCTCGGCGTAGGCCTCGGCGGCCTGGATACCATTGAAGTGTTCCACACCAAACTGGTGGAAGCTGGCCCCAACAAGGTCAGCCCCTTCATGATTCCCATGCTCATTTCCAACATGGCCCCCGGTCAGGTTGCCATCTTCACCGGTGCCAAGGGCCCCAACGTGGTGTTCACCAGCGCCTGCGCTTCCGGCACCCACGCCATCGGCCATGCATACACGGAAATCGTGATGGGCCGTTGCGATGCAGCCATTACCGGCGGTGTCGAATCCACCATCACGCCCATGGGTGTTTCCGGCTTCACCGCACTGAAGGCGCTGTGCAGCAACCGTAACGAAACGCCCGAAATCGCTTCCCGTCCCTTCGACGCAGAGCGCTCCGGCTTCGTCATCGGTGAAGGTTCCGGCTTCCTCATGCTGGAATCCCTTGAGTCCGCACAGGCTCGCGGCGCCCGCATCTATGCGGAAGTCGTAGGCTTCGGCTCCACCGGCGACGCATACCACATGACCGCTCCCCGCGAAGACGCGGACGGCATGGCCCGCTGCATGAAGGCGGCCATTGACGAAGCGGGCATCACCCCCGCCGATGTGGATGCCATCAACGCGCACGGCACCTCCACCAGCCTCAATGACAAGGCAGAAACCCTTGCCATGAAGAAGGTGTTCGGTGACCACGCATACAAGCTGCGCATCTCCGCCAACAAGTCCCAGACCGGCCACCTGCTCGGTGCCGCGGGCGGCATGGAAGGCGTTTTCTCGTGCATGACCCTGCACAAGGGCATTGTACCGGGCACCGCCAACCACACCACCCCCGACCCCGACTGCGACCTCAATTACATGGGCGGCGGATCGGAGGAGTATCAGGCCAATTACGTCCTGAGCAGCAACTTCGGTTTCGGCGGAACCAACGCCAGCATCCTGTTCAAGCGATTTGCCGACTAG
- the acpP gene encoding acyl carrier protein, whose amino-acid sequence MSIEAKVKQIIIDQLGVSAEEVKPEASFVEDLGADSLDLTELIMAMEEEFGTEIDDDDAQKMLKVQDAINYIASKQ is encoded by the coding sequence ATGTCTATCGAAGCAAAAGTAAAGCAGATCATCATCGACCAGCTCGGCGTTTCCGCCGAAGAAGTTAAGCCCGAAGCCTCTTTCGTTGAAGACCTCGGCGCTGACTCCCTCGACCTCACCGAACTCATCATGGCTATGGAAGAAGAGTTCGGCACCGAAATCGATGACGACGACGCCCAGAAGATGCTGAAGGTGCAGGACGCCATCAACTACATCGCAAGCAAGCAGTAA